AGGAGTTGCGCATTGCCACTTTGCTGAATGCCGGCAAGATTAAGAAACGTACAGGCCATTGTGTTAATCGCATTGTGTTCGAATTGTTTTTAATTCCGTTTTTGATGTTTTCCAACGTCTACTTATTCGTGCATGCCCAATATGAGAAAGCGGTTTCTCATAAGAATCGATTTTATCGTCTTCTTGAGAATGCCAATTATAACTGGCGGAAATTTCAATTGAATTTATCATATCGTGTTCATCAAAAAATTACTCAAGAATTACCTTCGGAACTCTTCTTTGTTCTGGATGAAACCATCGTGGAGGTCAAAGGCAAATTGATTGAAATGGCTTCTTATGTTTACGACCATACCGTTGGTAAAAGCGTTTTAGGCTTTCAGAAGCTGGTTTTAGGGCTTTTTGATGAGCACCATTTCATCCCAATTGGTCAAAGAATCTGTACCAGTAAGCGTAGGCCTGAAGCAAAAAGTAAGGCAACAAAATATAACAAAATCCCTAAATCTGAAAGGATTGCTGCCAATAGCCCGGGCGCCATTGAACGAGCAGAAGCGACGCAATCGAAACTCGACAAGGCGTTTTCCTTACTTAAGCAGGCTAAAAACAAAGGGTTTGGGGCATCTACACTTCTGGTGGATTCCTGGTTTTGCTTCAATTGCTTTCTGATCAAAGTGGTCACACAACTGAAACTAAACGTCATCTGCCAACTGAAAAATTTGCCCAGAACCAATAAATATCTCTACACAGGTCAGACCTATTCTTTGAAAACCCTCTTTACTGGCGTTGCTGAACCGAAACTAAGAATGGTAAAAAAATATCAGTTCAAACAAGCCATTGTGACCGTCTCGCTGCCAAACTCGGATGTTAAGCTCAAAATCGTATTCGTACAAAATCCAGAACAAGATAAATGGTATGCCTTTGCCGCTACCAATCCCAATCTAAGCGCCGAAGCCATCCTCTCTGCCTATTCAAAAAGATGGAGCATAGAAGTCTATAAGCCAAACAATTGCTCAAATCTGGGGTTTGTATAAACAATTACACCGTCACTAGTTCGGATGAGGTAAACCCCTTCTGACATGTTCTCCAAGATTTCTTTGTGAAGACGCAACTCTTCTACCACCTGCTTGCGCTCCATCCTGTAGGCTATAGATTTCTGCTTCATGGGGTCACCATACAGTGCAAAATCGCATGAATCTGGTTAGTACCAGAAACACGAACTTTAGGCTACGTCGGATTGGTTTTATTCACTTGGGCAGCGTAGGTGCTTTCAAAAATCATATCTGCGTTTTTGGGAATAAAGCCCTGGAAATAATATTGTGGCTCTACGAAACGTTCGGCAAATTCCATATAGGAATAGGGAATGGAATGAGTGCCATCTAAAAACTCGACCTCCATTTGGTTCGCCACTGTGGAGCTCTGCATCAAGCAGGCAGCCGGGCTTCCCTTGATTAATCCCCCTGCCGTATTCATCGGAATTTCATTTTCCAGCAATAGATCGTTCAATGCCTGAATATTGGAGATGTTTGCCAGGGCATTAACCGATATCGTAAAATGATTGACCCGATTGCCGTAAGCAAGCACCCAGGCCGCATATTCACTGGCCTCATTCAAGCTTTGATAGTCCGCGTAAGAAGGCTGTGCCCACGGACGTGAGTCCAGGTACTCTATGATCTTATCCGGCTCCGCGATTGAAATTTGATCGTTCGGGTCGGATTCAATGGGGTCCGTGTATTTTTTAATGACGGATTGCGTTGACTCCGGAAATAAACTCACGATCAATTCACTGATAAATACCTTGGGAAGGGAAAGATGAGGTGGTCGATACCAATACGCATTGAGTTTCTTATCTTCAAAGTACATGCGCTCCATCTTAGTGTATCCCAGGTGAATGAAAGGTTTTTCCAATGACGCAATGCCAAGATTTGGCATTCCAAACGAACGAAAGGCTACATGATCATTAACAAAAGAGTCATTCTTGCCTTGAATAATTTTAATGGCTTGCCGGGCATAAGGCACTTTCTCTAAATAACCTTCCATTAATGCCTCAAATACCTGCTCTATGACTGCTAACATCAATCCTCCTTTATTTTAGTAATTTAGACCTCTGTAAGATTAATAAGTTATTGTAAATAAAAAGCTTGAATTAGTGATTTTGCCTTGCATTTCCTTTCTACAAATTCCACTTCCTCCTTGGGTATAACCTCATCGACCGTTTTTCCAATTATTTGTTCATCAGTAAATCCAGTCTCATTCAACAACGCTTTATTAACAGCAAGAATTCGGTTGCGATTATCAGGTTCAACTTTAACGAGGCATATGCAATCCGAAACCGTATCAAAGAGCAATGAAAGGCGTTCTTTACTCTCATAAAATTCCTCCTGCGCCTGTTTGCGCTCTATACTGTAGGCTGTAGATTTCTGCTTCACAAGGATCACCTGCCTTTCAGGTCTTTTGATAAATCTTTTGGCTCAGCTTAGATGTGAATAATCCCGGGGAAAACCAAAGGCAGCGCTACGGAAGGTAGGTGTCAAGTAACTTTATTGGAAAGAAAAATCAAAAGGGAAATAATCATCCTGCTTTGCTATTGTGGAAATCTACAATAATTTAACTGTAGCAGGAACAAAAATATTGAAATCATTACATTTGATTATCTACCCTCCTGGAGAGAATCGTTCATTTATTTGGAAATTCGCTCAACCATTTTGTTTTAGTTAAAGTTACAGTTTTATAATAATGTAAAATTCACTTCAAAGTCAAGGAAAAACTTTTACAGCCATTCTGACTGCCGTAATGCCATTATAAAATGAAAGATTCGATAGGGCGAGACCACCCAAAGAATTAACGGACGAAAAGGAGGTGATGTCTATTGAAGAAGAAAATTATTCTTCTAATTAGTTTGGCTTACTCGCGTAACATTGTAATTCTGGTCAAGCTCAATAATCTCGTCCATGGCACTGTTCACGAGCCGACCGAGTTTTTCCTCGCGTTCCCGAACTTCTGCCTCTGCCCGAATGCGTTGCAATTCGGCCGCGGCACGGGCGGCAAAAATCCTGATCAGCGCACGGTCATTCGGTGCTTCCGGCAATGGTCAGCTATCCAGCACGGCCAGGTGACCAAGGATCTTGCCATCGACGTCAAGAAGGGGCACACCTATGAAGCTTACGGCATCCAACGGTTGCAGTCCGGGTCATCCGGTCTTTGCAAGATATTGTCGGTGCGAACGGAAAGTAAAGGGTTGTTTTGTTGGACGCACCTTGCTTCGCAGAATCTGAGACTGTCAGGTCAGTCAAGGTCTTAGGGTGTGTGATTCTATTGCGCACAATAATCGATCTCTGAAAGGCGTCCCAACCGGAGCCGCTCACCTCTAGCTCAAAACTTGAGCCAAAGGCTTTGGCAAACGCTTTGAAGGAGAACCGAAGGTTGAGAACCGAAGGTTGTCCGTAAGCCTTAGAAACTTCGGCTGAACCCTAACTTCGCCATTGTTTGCCAGAACGTATTGTTCTTCTCTGAGCATCGCAAGTTCAGGCTCGGAGAAAACAGTTTGCCGCTCCGCGTGTTGTAGCAACGCAAATTCTTTCCGAAGAGAGGTCTCACCTTCGACCTGAGCAAAGAATGCTCTAAACAGGGTCCTCCGCCTTAGCTGCAGGTCGGGTTGGTTCAACTCTTGACCGGCCGCAATCAGATCATTCGAAAGTATCTCGATTAATGCCTTATACGGTTCCCAATCTACCACTAGCATGCCTCGTCTGTTGGAAGATACATCTAATGATTTCTAACATTTAAAATGAGTTGCGCAAAGATGTCGTTATTACTACGCTGCGATGCTGTTCAATACTCTGTGCGAAGCCCTGACTAAAAATCACGACCCAGCCCTTTGCGCCAGCTCCATTTTTTTGTTAGGCATTGACTTCTCTTTTCAACAGTCTCGTTAGGTGGCGAACCATTATTTTATTGGGAACATATGCCACTATCTCATGAGTAGCATTTTCTTTGTTTCCACAAATTCGTTTCCAACCTGCAATTCGTAGAAATAAATGCCGCTTGCAAGGTTACTTGCATCAAAATGAGCAGCATATGTTCCTGCCTTCTGAAATTCATTAACTATTGTCTCGATTTCCCTGCCAAGTATATCATAAACTTTCAAGCTCACATAACCTGAATTTGGCAGCGAATATGAAATTCTCGTTGATGGATTAAACGGATTCGGATAATTCTGAAACAAGGTAAATTCCTCAGCATTTGCATCCGGGGAATCCGGAAACTGCTCAATGTCTGTGGG
The genomic region above belongs to candidate division KSB1 bacterium and contains:
- a CDS encoding transposase translates to ELRIATLLNAGKIKKRTGHCVNRIVFELFLIPFLMFSNVYLFVHAQYEKAVSHKNRFYRLLENANYNWRKFQLNLSYRVHQKITQELPSELFFVLDETIVEVKGKLIEMASYVYDHTVGKSVLGFQKLVLGLFDEHHFIPIGQRICTSKRRPEAKSKATKYNKIPKSERIAANSPGAIERAEATQSKLDKAFSLLKQAKNKGFGASTLLVDSWFCFNCFLIKVVTQLKLNVICQLKNLPRTNKYLYTGQTYSLKTLFTGVAEPKLRMVKKYQFKQAIVTVSLPNSDVKLKIVFVQNPEQDKWYAFAATNPNLSAEAILSAYSKRWSIEVYKPNNCSNLGFV
- a CDS encoding PAS domain-containing protein; its protein translation is MKQKSIAYRMERKQVVEELRLHKEILENMSEGVYLIRTSDGVIVYTNPRFEQLFGL
- a CDS encoding DUF1338 domain-containing protein, which gives rise to MLAVIEQVFEALMEGYLEKVPYARQAIKIIQGKNDSFVNDHVAFRSFGMPNLGIASLEKPFIHLGYTKMERMYFEDKKLNAYWYRPPHLSLPKVFISELIVSLFPESTQSVIKKYTDPIESDPNDQISIAEPDKIIEYLDSRPWAQPSYADYQSLNEASEYAAWVLAYGNRVNHFTISVNALANISNIQALNDLLLENEIPMNTAGGLIKGSPAACLMQSSTVANQMEVEFLDGTHSIPYSYMEFAERFVEPQYYFQGFIPKNADMIFESTYAAQVNKTNPT
- a CDS encoding PAS domain S-box protein, with translation MKQKSTAYSIERKQAQEEFYESKERLSLLFDTVSDCICLVKVEPDNRNRILAVNKALLNETGFTDEQIIGKTVDEVIPKEEVEFVERKCKAKSLIQAFYLQ